The following proteins are co-located in the Wenzhouxiangella marina genome:
- a CDS encoding AEC family transporter produces the protein MSAYLIIIGLIAAGWALARTGYFPESTPEVLNKVVIALCLPALILIHVPTLEASWALLPLVLIPWLLLAITVLVVLLIGRWLRLRREVIATLMVLIPLGNTSFLGFPLVEALLGAEAIRLAVVYDQFGSFLIVCTHVLFVVGWYGEGENPTLTSMGRRILTFPPFIALVAALLFGNAWFPGPLMGLVERFADMLLPLVTLAIGLSLKLRLVPDYRRGLVIGLVGKLLVLPALALGLAWILGARGDIGTVSVLESAMPPMITAAALLAAARLAPALGSALVAWGVLFSAITVPAWFWLAERILGGA, from the coding sequence ATGTCCGCCTACCTCATCATCATCGGGCTGATCGCCGCCGGCTGGGCGCTGGCCCGCACCGGGTACTTTCCCGAGTCGACGCCGGAAGTGCTCAACAAGGTGGTCATCGCCCTGTGTCTGCCGGCCCTCATCCTGATTCATGTCCCGACCCTGGAAGCCTCCTGGGCGCTGCTGCCCCTGGTGCTGATTCCCTGGCTGCTGCTGGCCATCACGGTGCTGGTGGTGCTGCTGATCGGTCGCTGGCTTCGCCTTCGCCGTGAGGTGATCGCGACCCTGATGGTGCTGATCCCGCTCGGCAACACCTCCTTCCTCGGCTTTCCGCTGGTCGAAGCCCTGCTGGGCGCCGAGGCCATTCGCCTGGCCGTGGTCTACGACCAGTTCGGCTCCTTCCTGATCGTCTGTACCCACGTCCTGTTCGTGGTCGGCTGGTACGGCGAGGGCGAGAACCCGACGCTCACCTCGATGGGGCGGCGAATCCTGACGTTTCCGCCCTTCATCGCGCTCGTGGCCGCCTTGCTGTTCGGCAATGCCTGGTTCCCGGGGCCGCTGATGGGTCTGGTCGAGCGCTTTGCCGACATGCTGCTGCCCCTGGTCACCCTGGCGATCGGGCTCAGTCTGAAGCTGCGCCTGGTGCCGGACTACCGGCGCGGGCTCGTCATCGGCCTGGTCGGCAAGTTGCTGGTGCTGCCGGCCCTGGCGCTGGGCCTGGCCTGGATTCTGGGCGCGCGCGGCGACATCGGAACCGTGTCGGTGCTCGAGTCGGCGATGCCGCCGATGATCACCGCCGCCGCACTGCTGGCCGCGGCCCGCCTGGCGCCGGCCCTGGGTTCGGCCCTGGTGGCCTGGGGCGTGCTGTTTTCCGCCATCACCGTGCCGGCCTGGTTCTGGCTGGCCGAACGAATCCTGGGGGGCGCATGA